The DNA segment GCGGTGAGCGAGCGATGCATCGGCGACCCTCTCGGCTGTGGCGGCGGACGGCGGCGGCGAACGGTGGCGGCGGAGAGCGGCGTCTGCCGCCCGTCGCGTGGCGCGGGGCCCTGGCGGGCGGTGGCGACCTACCCTGAAGGCATGGTCCGCCGCTCGCCTCTCACTCTAGCCGCGCTCGCGACCTCGGCCGTGCCCGGTCTCGCGGTCACGAGCGCCGCCCCGCTGGGCGGCACGGGCGGTGACGTCGACAGTGCCCTGCTGACGGCGAGCGACGGCCGCACGCTCGTGATCCGCGTGCCGCGCACGCCCGCCGCCGAGAGCGAGCAGTCGGCCGACCTGGTCGCGGTGCGCGCTCTCAGCGACGGCGTCCGGGCCCGCCTGCCGTTCGGGGTGCCCCGCATGGTCGGGCAGGCTCCCGTCGACGGCACCCGCGCGATCGTCTCGGAGTTCGTCGATGGCGTGCCGGTGCGCCTCGGCGAGCTCACACCCGGTCTGGCCGCCTCGATCGGCCGGGCGATCGCGGCGATCCACGCCCTGCCCACGAACGTTGTCGCCGACGTGGGTCTGCCGCAGCTGCGCGCCATCGACGTCATGCGCGAGGCCGTCACGACCCTCGATCGTGCCGCCGCGACCGGACTCGTGCCCGCCGGACTGCTGCAGCGCTGGGAGCTCGCCGCCGACGATGCGGCCCTGTGGCAGTTCACCCCCACGGTCGTCAACGGCGCTCTCTCGGCGAGCTCGTTCCTCAGCGTCGGCGACTCGGTCACCGGCCTGCTCGGCTGGGCGCGCCTGCACGTCGGCGACCCTGCGCGCGACCTGTTCTGGCTGCTCGGTGCCGACGACTCCGAGGTGCCCGAGGTGGCCTTCGACGCCTACCACCAGGCGCGGGGGGTGCACGACCGCGATATCGCGCGCCGGGCGACCTTCGCCGCCGAGCTCGAGCTGGCCCGCTGGCTGCTGCATGGCGCCGACCAGCGCTCGACCGAGATCGTCGACGATGCGGTCGGGATGCTGCACGCGCTGCTCGACCGCGTCGGCGGTGACCTCGTGAACCCGCTGGCCGGCGAGGCGACGGCTCCGAGCGGCATGGCCGAGGTCGACGAGCTGCTCGAGCGCGGCGTGCCGCGCGGCCCCGGCTCGGCCGCCTAGCCGCCGCGAGCGGCGTGGCCGCTCAGCGCGCCGCGGCCGCGACCAGGGCCGCGAACAGCCGCAGGTCGTCGGGCGACTCCTCGGGATGCCACTGCACGGCCACCCCGAACCGCGCGCCGTCGATGTCGACGGCCTGCACCACGCCGTCGTCGCCGCGCGCGCTGACGGTGAGCCCGTCGGCGACCCGGTCGACGGCCTGGTGGTGGTAGCTCTTGACGGTCAGCTCCGGCCCGAGCATCCCGGCGATGCGCGTGCCCGGCACAGTGTGCACCGGGTTGTCGGCGAACGTCGCGTTGCCGTAGCTGTAGCGGGTCGAGCCGATGACGTCGGGCAGGTGCTGGATCAGCGTGCCGC comes from the Microcella frigidaquae genome and includes:
- a CDS encoding phosphotransferase, which produces MVRRSPLTLAALATSAVPGLAVTSAAPLGGTGGDVDSALLTASDGRTLVIRVPRTPAAESEQSADLVAVRALSDGVRARLPFGVPRMVGQAPVDGTRAIVSEFVDGVPVRLGELTPGLAASIGRAIAAIHALPTNVVADVGLPQLRAIDVMREAVTTLDRAAATGLVPAGLLQRWELAADDAALWQFTPTVVNGALSASSFLSVGDSVTGLLGWARLHVGDPARDLFWLLGADDSEVPEVAFDAYHQARGVHDRDIARRATFAAELELARWLLHGADQRSTEIVDDAVGMLHALLDRVGGDLVNPLAGEATAPSGMAEVDELLERGVPRGPGSAA